A window of the Mus pahari chromosome 1, PAHARI_EIJ_v1.1, whole genome shotgun sequence genome harbors these coding sequences:
- the Snurf gene encoding SNRPN upstream reading frame protein: protein MERGRDRLHLRRTTEQHVPEVEVQVKRRRTASLSNQECHLYPRRSQQQQVPVVDFQAELRQAFLAETPRGG, encoded by the exons ATGGAGCGAGGAAG gGATCGCTTACACTTGAGAAGAACTACTGAACAGCACGTGCCAGAGGTCGAGGTCCAGGTCAAACGTAGAAGGACAGCCTCACTGAGCAACCAAGA GTGTCACTTGTACCCACGACGTTCTCAGCAACAGCAAGTTCCTGTGGTGGATTTCCAGGCAGAACTAAGACAGGCATTCTTAGCTGAGACACCAAGAGGTGGTTAA